The DNA region CGCTGCCGAAGGTGACGATCGGAACCGGGGAGCGCGAGATCGTCCTCGGCGACGAGACGGTCCTCTTCCGGCATGAGAAGACCTTTTACCACCCGACGGCGATCGCCGTTTCGATCCGGGACGGCGCGTCGGACGAGGAGTTCGCTTCGCGGCTCGCGGCGATCCGACGACTCTCGTTCGAGCGGGTCGGCCAG from Candidatus Deferrimicrobium sp. includes:
- a CDS encoding (Fe-S)-binding protein produces the protein MALTAIDIYKLLPKTNCRECGQSTCLAFAMQIASGKASIDLCPPASEEARQKLSAASAPPLPKVTIGTGEREIVLGDETVLFRHEKTFYHPTAIAVSIRDGASDEEFASRLAAIRRLSFERVGQ